The Brassica napus cultivar Da-Ae chromosome C7, Da-Ae, whole genome shotgun sequence genome has a segment encoding these proteins:
- the LOC111198118 gene encoding E3 ubiquitin-protein ligase RNF170-like isoform X3, producing the protein MDVTTGEVLPVEAAANAVVTVEEEQIQRDNGRERETPPEDDCCPICFSSFTVPCRGNCGHWYCGSCILQYWNYAAVSKPCKCPMCVRHITTLLPEASLQERQEQEVKEVLAKIRRYNRLFVGGLTGFLQKFKELPLLIKRMVWRMMDPDTNSMYFHEVRIFAMLMSTLYTAAEFSFIPTGGFRIVTVFDYGAIAMILILRVVGLYRRRRLAQRVRHIAAAELEPE; encoded by the exons ATGGATGTAACAACAGGCGAGGTATTGCCGGTGGAGGCGGCGGCGAACGCCGTCGTGACGGTTGAGGAGGAGCAGATTCAAAGGGATAATGGCAGAGAGAGGGAGACGCCTCCAGAGGATGATTGTTGCCCGATCTGTTTCAGCTCCTTCACGGTCCCGTGTCGAGGGAACTGCGGCCATTGGTATTGCG GAAGCTGCATCTTGCAGTACTGGAACTATGCTGCGGTGTCTAAGCCCTGTAAGTGTCCTATGTGTGTTCGACACATCACTACGCTGTTACCAGAAGCGTCCTTGCAAGAGCGGCAAGAGCAAGAGGTGAAGGAGGTTCTTGCTAAGATCCGTAGGTATAACCGTCTCTTTGTTGGAGGCTTAACTGGCTTTCTTCAG AAGTTTAAGGAGCTGCCTTTGCTGATAAAGAGAATGGTGTGGCGCATGATGGATCCGGATACAAACTCTATGTATTTTCACGAAGTTCGCATCTTTGCA ATGTTGATGAGTACCCTTTACACTGCGGCAGAGTTTAGCTTCATCCCAACGG GAGGGTTCAGAATAGTGACGGTGTTCGACTACGGTGCCATTGCAATGATCCTGATTCTGCGCGTGGTGGGGCTTTATCGGAGGAGGCGACTTGCTCAGCGTGTTAGGCATATTGCAGCTGCAGAACTTGAACCAGAATAG
- the LOC111198118 gene encoding E3 ubiquitin-protein ligase RNF170-like isoform X2 produces MDVTTGEVLPVEAAANAVVTVEEEQIQRDNGRERETPPEDDCCPICFSSFTVPCRGNCGHWYCGSCILQYWNYAAVSKPCKCPMCVRHITTLLPEASLQERQEQEVKEVLAKIRRYNRLFVGGLTGFLQFKELPLLIKRMVWRMMDPDTNSMYFHEVRIFAMLMSTLYTAAEFSFIPTALLDAAPFCTGGFRIVTVFDYGAIAMILILRVVGLYRRRRLAQRVRHIAAAELEPE; encoded by the exons ATGGATGTAACAACAGGCGAGGTATTGCCGGTGGAGGCGGCGGCGAACGCCGTCGTGACGGTTGAGGAGGAGCAGATTCAAAGGGATAATGGCAGAGAGAGGGAGACGCCTCCAGAGGATGATTGTTGCCCGATCTGTTTCAGCTCCTTCACGGTCCCGTGTCGAGGGAACTGCGGCCATTGGTATTGCG GAAGCTGCATCTTGCAGTACTGGAACTATGCTGCGGTGTCTAAGCCCTGTAAGTGTCCTATGTGTGTTCGACACATCACTACGCTGTTACCAGAAGCGTCCTTGCAAGAGCGGCAAGAGCAAGAGGTGAAGGAGGTTCTTGCTAAGATCCGTAGGTATAACCGTCTCTTTGTTGGAGGCTTAACTGGCTTTCTTCAG TTTAAGGAGCTGCCTTTGCTGATAAAGAGAATGGTGTGGCGCATGATGGATCCGGATACAAACTCTATGTATTTTCACGAAGTTCGCATCTTTGCA ATGTTGATGAGTACCCTTTACACTGCGGCAGAGTTTAGCTTCATCCCAACGG CGCTCCTTGATGCTGCCCCGTTTTGTACAGGAGGGTTCAGAATAGTGACGGTGTTCGACTACGGTGCCATTGCAATGATCCTGATTCTGCGCGTGGTGGGGCTTTATCGGAGGAGGCGACTTGCTCAGCGTGTTAGGCATATTGCAGCTGCAGAACTTGAACCAGAATAG
- the LOC111198118 gene encoding E3 ubiquitin-protein ligase RNF170-like isoform X1, translating into MDVTTGEVLPVEAAANAVVTVEEEQIQRDNGRERETPPEDDCCPICFSSFTVPCRGNCGHWYCGSCILQYWNYAAVSKPCKCPMCVRHITTLLPEASLQERQEQEVKEVLAKIRRYNRLFVGGLTGFLQKFKELPLLIKRMVWRMMDPDTNSMYFHEVRIFAMLMSTLYTAAEFSFIPTALLDAAPFCTGGFRIVTVFDYGAIAMILILRVVGLYRRRRLAQRVRHIAAAELEPE; encoded by the exons ATGGATGTAACAACAGGCGAGGTATTGCCGGTGGAGGCGGCGGCGAACGCCGTCGTGACGGTTGAGGAGGAGCAGATTCAAAGGGATAATGGCAGAGAGAGGGAGACGCCTCCAGAGGATGATTGTTGCCCGATCTGTTTCAGCTCCTTCACGGTCCCGTGTCGAGGGAACTGCGGCCATTGGTATTGCG GAAGCTGCATCTTGCAGTACTGGAACTATGCTGCGGTGTCTAAGCCCTGTAAGTGTCCTATGTGTGTTCGACACATCACTACGCTGTTACCAGAAGCGTCCTTGCAAGAGCGGCAAGAGCAAGAGGTGAAGGAGGTTCTTGCTAAGATCCGTAGGTATAACCGTCTCTTTGTTGGAGGCTTAACTGGCTTTCTTCAG AAGTTTAAGGAGCTGCCTTTGCTGATAAAGAGAATGGTGTGGCGCATGATGGATCCGGATACAAACTCTATGTATTTTCACGAAGTTCGCATCTTTGCA ATGTTGATGAGTACCCTTTACACTGCGGCAGAGTTTAGCTTCATCCCAACGG CGCTCCTTGATGCTGCCCCGTTTTGTACAGGAGGGTTCAGAATAGTGACGGTGTTCGACTACGGTGCCATTGCAATGATCCTGATTCTGCGCGTGGTGGGGCTTTATCGGAGGAGGCGACTTGCTCAGCGTGTTAGGCATATTGCAGCTGCAGAACTTGAACCAGAATAG
- the LOC111198118 gene encoding E3 ubiquitin-protein ligase RNF170-like isoform X5, with product MAERGRRLQRMIVARSVSAPSRSRVEGTAAIGSCILQYWNYAAVSKPCKCPMCVRHITTLLPEASLQERQEQEVKEVLAKIRRYNRLFVGGLTGFLQKFKELPLLIKRMVWRMMDPDTNSMYFHEVRIFAMLMSTLYTAAEFSFIPTGGFRIVTVFDYGAIAMILILRVVGLYRRRRLAQRVRHIAAAELEPE from the exons ATGGCAGAGAGAGGGAGACGCCTCCAGAGGATGATTGTTGCCCGATCTGTTTCAGCTCCTTCACGGTCCCGTGTCGAGGGAACTGCGGCCATTG GAAGCTGCATCTTGCAGTACTGGAACTATGCTGCGGTGTCTAAGCCCTGTAAGTGTCCTATGTGTGTTCGACACATCACTACGCTGTTACCAGAAGCGTCCTTGCAAGAGCGGCAAGAGCAAGAGGTGAAGGAGGTTCTTGCTAAGATCCGTAGGTATAACCGTCTCTTTGTTGGAGGCTTAACTGGCTTTCTTCAG AAGTTTAAGGAGCTGCCTTTGCTGATAAAGAGAATGGTGTGGCGCATGATGGATCCGGATACAAACTCTATGTATTTTCACGAAGTTCGCATCTTTGCA ATGTTGATGAGTACCCTTTACACTGCGGCAGAGTTTAGCTTCATCCCAACGG GAGGGTTCAGAATAGTGACGGTGTTCGACTACGGTGCCATTGCAATGATCCTGATTCTGCGCGTGGTGGGGCTTTATCGGAGGAGGCGACTTGCTCAGCGTGTTAGGCATATTGCAGCTGCAGAACTTGAACCAGAATAG
- the LOC111198118 gene encoding E3 ubiquitin-protein ligase RNF170-like isoform X4 — translation MAERGRRLQRMIVARSVSAPSRSRVEGTAAIGSCILQYWNYAAVSKPCKCPMCVRHITTLLPEASLQERQEQEVKEVLAKIRRYNRLFVGGLTGFLQKFKELPLLIKRMVWRMMDPDTNSMYFHEVRIFAMLMSTLYTAAEFSFIPTALLDAAPFCTGGFRIVTVFDYGAIAMILILRVVGLYRRRRLAQRVRHIAAAELEPE, via the exons ATGGCAGAGAGAGGGAGACGCCTCCAGAGGATGATTGTTGCCCGATCTGTTTCAGCTCCTTCACGGTCCCGTGTCGAGGGAACTGCGGCCATTG GAAGCTGCATCTTGCAGTACTGGAACTATGCTGCGGTGTCTAAGCCCTGTAAGTGTCCTATGTGTGTTCGACACATCACTACGCTGTTACCAGAAGCGTCCTTGCAAGAGCGGCAAGAGCAAGAGGTGAAGGAGGTTCTTGCTAAGATCCGTAGGTATAACCGTCTCTTTGTTGGAGGCTTAACTGGCTTTCTTCAG AAGTTTAAGGAGCTGCCTTTGCTGATAAAGAGAATGGTGTGGCGCATGATGGATCCGGATACAAACTCTATGTATTTTCACGAAGTTCGCATCTTTGCA ATGTTGATGAGTACCCTTTACACTGCGGCAGAGTTTAGCTTCATCCCAACGG CGCTCCTTGATGCTGCCCCGTTTTGTACAGGAGGGTTCAGAATAGTGACGGTGTTCGACTACGGTGCCATTGCAATGATCCTGATTCTGCGCGTGGTGGGGCTTTATCGGAGGAGGCGACTTGCTCAGCGTGTTAGGCATATTGCAGCTGCAGAACTTGAACCAGAATAG